The Pantoea sp. Lij88 sequence AGGCTTTCAACCGGCCCCATGCCCATTGAGCGCGCAAGCTCATAAGCGCGCGGCATATCGATACAGTCAATCAGCACCAGGCGCCGTGGCGTGGTGTCACCGGAGGCGGCAAGAAACTGCAGGTCGCGAATCAGACGCTGACGATTTGGCAGGCCGGTTACCGGGTCGGCAAAACCGGCCGAGTACCAGGCCTCAAGAAATGACATCACCAGGGCCGCCAGCATTTTGAGCATCGCCACCTGATCGCCACCAAAGCGATGAGGCGCGGTGTCGGTCACGCACAGCGTTCCCAGTATCAGACCGGTGCTGCTTTTCAGCGGCACACCAGCATAGAAGCGGATAAACGGCGCGCCGGTAATCAGCGGATGGGCAGCAAAGCGGATATCCAGCAGCGTGTCGGGCACGACTACGGCGCTGTCCGTGTCAACGACGTGCCGGCAGAGCGAGTCCTGTCGGGAGGACTGAGTAAGCGTGAAATTATGCGCAGCCTTAACATGCTGCATCTCATCATCCAGTACGGAGATAAAGCTGCCGGGAATACCCAGAGCCTGGCTGGCGAGCCGGACGAACTGGCGCAACACCTCATCGCGACTTTCGTCGTTATTGCGCAGCGCGTGCAGGGTTCGCGTACGGCTATCATCGCCGTCGCTAAGGCTCATAAGCATGGATTCCTCCGCACCGGCTGGTTACGGAGCGAAATTAAACAGAAATGTTAAAGGATATGGCGTCATCACTACAGGCTATTTCTGAAAAAAGATATAGCCATGACGTTTTTATTTTTTATTGCGCCGCACGTCGCCGCTGGTCAGAATAGCAAATTATTTTTCTTTAACGAAATATTTTCGTAATGACGATTCTATTATTTTGTCGTTAAAAACTATTAATTTCTTAAATATCCTGCCAGTATATAAAGCATAAACATAGTGTGCGATATAATAACGCATTAAAGTAGATGACATAACTTATTTTTGCTTTCTTTTTTTAACTACACCAATGACAACATCGGGGAAAACCTCATGAATTCACTCAGGCATTTCACTATCCGCCGCGTTGTGCTGTGGATGATGATCATCTCACTGGGCGTCGTTGCGCTGGCTGGCGGCTACAGCAGCCAGATCGTGCGCGACATCTTTCGTCAAACCGATCGCTCAGAGGCGCTTACGCAGCAGCTGAGCTTTCTGGCGCGCAGCGCTATCGTCATGCAGAGCGGGTCGCCAGCAGATATTAAGGCTCTCGTCGCTGTAACCCCTGCCGATGCTGACTGGGACAGCTTCCGTGCCGCACTCACCACCACGCCAGCAGAGTACACAGCTGTGGCCCGCGCGCAGCTGGATAAGCTGAACCAGCAGCTGGCTGAGAATCAGGCACCCCTGAAAGCTGATCGGCATCGGCTGGAAAACGTATTGCTGGCAGCACTGATTGCGGCCGTGGCGTTGCTGCTGTTCTGCGACCGCTATCTGGTTGTCCACCTGGTGCGTCCGGTAGGTAAAATTCGCGGTCATCTAAAAATTATTGCTGATGGCGATCTGACGCGTGAGCCGGAAGACCTGGGGCGCAACTGTGTCGGGCAACTGGTGCCGCTGGTTAAAGAGATGCAGCACAGTCTCCTGCAGACAGTCAGCGCTATCCGCGATAACGCCGCCATTTTGCATCGTGAAGCGGGTGATATCGCCACGGGTAACGCCGATCTTTCCGACCGGACATCGACACAGGCCGCTGCGCTGGAGCAGACCGCAGCCAGCATGGAGGAGATCACCGTCACCGTGCGCCACAATGCACAGAATGCCCGTGAAGCGCGTGAACTGGCCGCCACCACCACAAATACCACGCATCAGGGCGTTGAACTGGTGCAGACAGTGGCAGCAGCCATCACCAGCATCGCGCAGGGATCGGAAAAAATCCGGCAGTTTACCGCCACCATTAATGGCATCGCGTTTCAGACCAATATTCTGGCGCTGAACGCCGCCGTAGAGGCCGCCCGTGCGGGCGAGCAGGGCCGCGGCTTCGCGGTGGTCGCCAGTGAGGTTCGTTCACTGGCGCAGCGTAGTGCAGCTGCCTCTAAAGAGATTGAAGAGCTGATTGCCGATACCGTGAGCCGCGTCGATGATGGCCGACGGGCTGCGGAAAGTGCAGGAACCACCATGGCAGCCGTGCTGCGCGGTGTTGATGGCGTCAATGAACTGATTGGGCAGATTGCGCTGGCTTCAGATGAGCAGAGCAAAGGTATCGCCCAGGTCACCGTCGCCGTGGCTGAACTTGACCGCGTGACGCAACAGAATGCGACGCTGGTTCAGCATGTGTCAGCGACGGCGAGCAGTCTCAGCGGCCAGACCGAAACGCTTGGCAGCGTGATCACCCGCTTTACCCTGCCGAATCATGCTGTTGCTGGGATGAATTAACGCGTTATGCCGACGAATAAAGTCGGCCGGGAAAATTCCGGTCAGGTATAACCTGGCCGGATATTTTTTATCTGTAAATAATCGCTGTCCGGCCCGGAATAAAAATTCATTATTATTCTTTATTTAAAGATTAAATGAATGTGTCACTGTTTTTGAG is a genomic window containing:
- a CDS encoding methyl-accepting chemotaxis protein translates to MNSLRHFTIRRVVLWMMIISLGVVALAGGYSSQIVRDIFRQTDRSEALTQQLSFLARSAIVMQSGSPADIKALVAVTPADADWDSFRAALTTTPAEYTAVARAQLDKLNQQLAENQAPLKADRHRLENVLLAALIAAVALLLFCDRYLVVHLVRPVGKIRGHLKIIADGDLTREPEDLGRNCVGQLVPLVKEMQHSLLQTVSAIRDNAAILHREAGDIATGNADLSDRTSTQAAALEQTAASMEEITVTVRHNAQNAREARELAATTTNTTHQGVELVQTVAAAITSIAQGSEKIRQFTATINGIAFQTNILALNAAVEAARAGEQGRGFAVVASEVRSLAQRSAAASKEIEELIADTVSRVDDGRRAAESAGTTMAAVLRGVDGVNELIGQIALASDEQSKGIAQVTVAVAELDRVTQQNATLVQHVSATASSLSGQTETLGSVITRFTLPNHAVAGMN